The genomic segment TCGTCGTGCCCCTGCCCGGCCACTACGAGCAGGCACCCAACCCGCTGCTGCGCTGGGGACTGCAGACGGCGTTGCCGAAGGTGCAGGGACGACCGGCAGTCCAACGCCTCGAGCGCTACGTCGCCAGCACGGTGTCCGGCCGTCGTCGTGATGGCAACCTCCTGCGTGACGAGGGACCGGACGCGGCACCCGCCTGAGAGACGTCACCGCGGCGGCGCGGATCCCTCGACCAGGGCACGCAGCGCGGCCGACGCCACCCGCCACTCCGCGCGTCGGCGGGAGCGCAACCGTTCGACGCCGGCGCGATACCCGGTGAGGTCGTCCCGTAGCCGCAGGACACCGTCGCGGATGCCGTCGGCGTCGTTGGTCACGTGAACCGTGCCCTCGTCGAAGTACTCCTGGAGCAGCGGCCACCTCGACGTCACGATCGGCGTACCCAGACTCAAGGCCTCGCATGCGCCGCGCTGCATCGTGTGGTCGCGTGTGGTCAGACACAGCACGGCGTCCGACGCGGCCAGCAGCCCGTAGTAGTCCGAATCGGGCAGGAAGTCCGTGAAGGTGACGTTGGCCGGGACGTCGGCGGGCACACGTCCCGGCGCCCGTCGCAGGGATCCGGTGATGCGTACGTCCACGTCGGGCAACCCACGCGCCGCTTCGACGATCTCCTCGAGCGGCTCGTCGGGCGCGAACGTGTTGACCACGGTCAGCAGGAAGCGGTCGTCGCGAACGGGTGCCGGCCCCGGGCAGAACGCCGTCGGCACGTCGGGCAGCACGATCGCGTCCGCTCCCCAGCCGCGAAGGCGTGCCGCGAAGTGCTCGTTCGTCACCAAGGTCGCGGCGGCGCGCCGCGAGATCAGGCGATTGAGCCAGTGGGGGCGTGTCCACCAGGGGGTCAGCATCGCGTCGCTGTGGGCGTCGACCACGAAGTGGGCGCCGGTCAGCGCGGCGTGCGCAGCCACCAGCCAGGCGGCGAAGCTCGGCGGGCTCTGGACGAACACGACACGTGGCCGCCGGCGCACCAGCCGCCAGGCCGTGGCCACCGCCTGGTAGGTGTACTTGGCCGGCGCGGCCAGCAGTCCGCGACGGCGGACCCGGTGCACGAACCACGGCTCGAGGCCCAGGGCAGCAGCCAGGACCCGGCTGCGTGGCCCGTGGCTGGGCGGCCCCCAGACCAGGAAGACGCCCGGGGCGCGGGTGGTCGGCTGCTGGTCGGTGCGCGCGGTGGTCGCCATCGTCACGCCACGAACTGTTCGAGCAGCCGGCGTCCGTTGGCTTCGATGTCGAAGGCCTGCAGCACCGACGCACGGGCTCGCCCGCCCAGACGTCGGCGCAGGTCCGGATCGTCCAGCAACCGGGCCACGGCGTCGGTCAGGGCTGCCGTGTCGCCGGGCGGGACCAGGAGCCCGGTGCGTTCGTGCTCGACGGCCTCGGGGATGCCGGAGTGATGGGTCGAGACCACGGGAAGTTCCATCGCCATGGCCTCCAGCAGTGCGTTGGGGATGCCGTCGCGGTCGCCGTCGGCCGCAGTGACGCACGGCAGCACGAACGCGGAGGAACGGGCGTAGCGCTCCACGACCTCCGAGGGCGGCAGCGCACCGGTCAAGGTCACGACGTCCTGGAGGCCGTGCGCTCGGATGCGCGCGCTGAGGTCCTCGCGAAGCGGCCCCTCCCCCACGATCTCGCACGTGAAGACGTAGCCGCGGCGACGCAGTTCCGCGCAGGCGTCGACGAGGTGGACGAGGCCCTTCTTCGGCCGCAACTGCGCGACGGACAGCAGGTGTGGTTCCGCGGGGGCACGAGCGGACTGCGGCTGGAACACCCGCAGGTCGAGGCCGTGGTGGATGCACACCACCGACGGGCCCGGCGAATCGTCGTCGCGGTCGTCGGTACCGGCGCCATCGGTGTGGCGGCCGTCGGCGACCGTGCCCAGGTGTGCGGCGTTGTAGGCCGTGCAGGTCGCGACGAACTTGGCCGCCGCCAACTTCTCCGGCAGGAGCACCGGATCGACGTAGATGTCGTTGGCGTGTGCCGTCGCGCTGTAGGGCACCCCGAGCAGGCGGCTGACGACCATCGCGACGACGGCGGCTCGATCCACGAAGTGCGCGTGCACGTGGTCGACCGCGCCGCCCTGCTGCACCAGACGAGCGGCGTGGACGGCCTCGCCGACGTGCAGCAGGGTGCGCCACCGTGCCCGGGCGGAAGGATGCCGCCGTGTCAGCAGGAACACCAGGATCGACACGTAGGTCACCGGACGGCGAAGGAGGAAGTGCAGGTGGCTGTGCAACAACGCCACCGGCGTGACGGGCAGCACGTAGCGCACGTCCGCCTGCAGTCGACGTTGCCCCGGCCCCAGCGGATGACGCGGTCGCCGCAACGCCACCACCCGCACCGGGACGCCCCAGCCCCGCAGCACGTGGATCTCGCGGTCGATGAACGTCGTGGTGAGTGACGGGTAGGTGCCGATCACGTACGCGAGACGCGGCGGGCGCACCTCCGCGGCCTCGGTCGCTTCCGGTCGTCGACTCATGCCCGTCGCCTCAGAACGCAGCCGCGAGCGCGTCGGCGACGCGGTCCACGTCCCCGTCGGTCAGCGCCGGGTGCATCGGGAGGGACAGGATCTCGCGCGACAACGTCTCCGCGACCGGGAAGTCGCCCGGCAGGTAGCCGAGGTCGGCGTGAGCACGTTGCAGGTGGATCGGGACCGGGTAGTGGATGCCGGTCTCCACGCCGGCACCGGTCAGCAGCGCGCGGACGCGGTCGCGGTCCGGCGCCCGGACCACGTACAGGTGGAAGACGTGCTCGGCCCAGGGGGCGGTGTTCGGCAGGACGACGGGAAGACCGGCCAGTTGTTGGGCGTAGCGGGCGGCCAGGCGCTGGCGTTGGACGTTGCGATGATCGAGCCACGGCAGCTTCGCCATCAGGACCGCGGCCTGCAGGCCGTCGAGCCGGCGGTTGTACCCACGGATCTGGTGCTGGTTCGGTTCGGGGGCGCCGAGGTTGCGCAGCAGGCGGAGACGGTCGGCGACCTCTTCGTCGTCCGTGACCACCATCCCTCCGTCACCGAACGCGCCGAGGTTCTTGCTCGGGTAGAAGCTGAACGCCGCCGCATCGCCCAGCCCGCCCGTACGCCGCCCGCGGTAGCGACCGCCGTGGGCCTGGCAGGCGTCCTCGAGCACCCGGAGACCGTGGACGTGGGCCAGCTCGACGATCGGGGCCATGTCGGCGGCGTGGCCGTACAGGTGCACGGGCACGATCGCACGGGTGGCCGGCGTGATGGCGCGCTCGAGGGCGTGGACGTCCAGCGTCGCCGTCTCCGGATCGGCGTCGACCAGCACGGGTGTGGCACCGCAGCTGATGATGGCAGCGACGGTCGCGTAGAACGTGTTGGCCGCGGTGATGACCTCGTCGCCCGGGCCGACGCCGAACGCCCGTAGAGCGAGTTCCAGCGCCGAGAAACCGGAGTCCACGCCGACGGCGTGCGCGGTCTCGCAGTAGCGGGCGAAGGCGTTCTCGAACTCGGCCACGGGCCGTCCGAGGACGAATTCGGCGCACTGGATCACCTGGGCGAGGGCGGCGTCGATCTCGCCCTGCAGTTCCCGGTACTCCGCCTGCAGGTCGACGAAGCGGACCGGCGGAACGCCGGTGGCGGCAGCGCGGCCGACGCCCGGCTGCCGCAACGGCATGGCCTCGTCGGGCCGGAAGGGAGCGGGGGTCGCGACGGACTCCGCGCTCCCGGACGACATCGTCATGGATACCTCGTTGCGTTGCTGATCACGGCTCACGAGGCGGTCGGCACACGTGTCCCGCGCGGCCCTCGTCCCCGTCCCCCGCTGCTTCATACGGGCCGTCGCCTGGACCCAGTAGTGACACCTGTCCCCGCCGACGTGGCCGATGGGCGCCGGTGTGACGGTTGTCCCTGCCCCACGTGCTCCGATACCCGCAGGATGCGACGCGTACGACGAGGGGGCGAGGCGGGATGTCCGTGCACCGTGGCTGCAGTGGTCCGATCCTCATCGCAGGAGCGGACCGCAGCGGCACCAGCCTGATGTACGCCATGTTGGCCTCGCACCCGGACATCTCGATGGTGCGTCGAACCAACCTGTGGCGGTGGTTCCACGGTCGCTACGGCAGCCTGGCGGACGCGTCCAACCTGGATCGGTGCCTGGACGAGTTGCTGCGCTATCCACGTGTCGCCCGGCTGGTGCAGGACCCAGCGGGACTGGTCCGTGAGTTCCGGCACGGCGAGCCCACCTACGGCCGGTTGTTCGATCTCCTGCACCAGCAGCACGCGCGCGCCACGGGCCGTCCCCGTTGGGGGGACAAGTCGCTGCACACGGAGTTGTTCGTGCCCACCATCCTGGCGGAGCTGCCGCACGCCCGGGTGGTGCAGATGGTGCGCGATCCCCGGGACCGCTACGCCTCGGTGGTGAAGCGCTACGACGACCAGTCCAAGGGCGTGGCCTCGGTGATGGGCAGGTGGCTGCGTTCGACGGCCGCCATCACCCGCAACCAGCGCCTCTTCCCCGCCCACGTGCTGACCGTCCGGTACGAGGACCTCGCGCGCGCTCCCGAGGCGACCATGCAACAGGTGTGCGACTTCCTCGAGGCGGCGTACACACCGCGACTGCTGGCGATGGGCGACGCGCCCGATCACGGGGCCGGTGGCAACAGCTCGTTCGAGCGGTTCGCACCCGGGGTGGTGTCCACCCGCTCCATCGGACGCTTCCGCGAGGTGCTCGACCCCCGCGACCTCGCCTTCATCCAGGCGGTCGCCGGTCGCCGCATGCGTGAGCTGGACTACGCTCCGGAACCCGTGCCGTGGTCGCCGCCCGCCGCACGGACGAGCTACCTGCTCACGCAGTGGCCGGTGCAGGGCGCACGGCTGGCGGGTTGGCTGGCCAGCACCCGGTTCACCGAGCGACGCCGGTCGGTCCCCGCGGAGCGGCTCGCGCCGGCACGCGCCTGAGATCCCGGGGAGGATTCGGGCTCGTGCGCCGACGGTTCCGGCGTCGGGGCGCCGCGTTCCCCGGCCCCCCGCGCGACGTCAGAGCCGGTCCCAGACGGCCCGTGCGGCCACCCGCTGTACCTCCTTCAGCGGACGGTCGGCGTCCACGACCACGACGTTCCGCCCGCGCCACGGCACCCGGTCGATCTCCTCGGCACGTCGCCGCACGAAGTCACGGTCCTGCTCTGGCCGCCGTTTCAGGGCCACGTCCGGCGACGCGCGCAGCACCAGCAGCAGGTCCGGTGGCGGCATGCGCCGGTAGTAGCGGGCCTCGGCCCGAGCCAGCCAGCGGGCCAGCGGCCGCCGCTGGAGGTCGGGGATCCGTGCGATCCGCGGTCCGTCCATGGTCCGCAGCATCGGCAGCGGGTGGCGGTCGCAGACCACCACCTCGCCGGCGGCGACGGCGCGGTGCAGCCGGCGTCGTTCGCGGGCCCGGTCGCGAGCCGTCAGGACGTGCCACACGAGCGTGCCGTGGCCGGGGAAGGCGCTCGACGGCGTGTCGGGGGTGGTGACGGGCGGCGCACCGCCATCCACCAGCCGCACCATCCGCCGACCGACCCTGGTCAGCAGCGAGCGGGGAGGCTTGCCCAGGTGCCCCGTCCGGGTCACGAGCACGCCCCCCAACGCGGTCGCGAGCGTCCCCACGGTGGTGGATTTGCCGGCACCGTCACCGCCGAGGACGGCGACCATCAGGCCACCCGCCGCCGGCCGTCGTCGCGGATCACCACCCGGCAGCCGCCCGCGGATCGGCCGCCAGGCCCGCTTGCCGACGCGCAGCAGCAGGTCCTGGTGCAGCGGCCGGCGGGCGTAGCCCGCCAACGCGCGCAGCAGCCGTCGCCCGGCGCGTGCCCGGGTCAGCCGGTCGGCGTCGGGCGCCAGCGCGTGTCGCAGCGAGCGCAGCAGCGCCGGCGAGAGCTCCGGCAGGTGGGTCGCGCGCAGACGTTCCACCTCGGCAGGGTCGACGTCGGCCTCCAACTGGGCGAGTTCGCGACGCTCCGACGCGGTCGGCCGTCCCTGCCGGACCAGCTGGGAGCTCACGGCGCAGTGTTTGAGTCCCATCCGCACCAGCAGCACGAGGTACTCGAACTCGGGGCTCGGCAGCGGCAGCACGCCGTCGTGCCGGCACGAGTCGAGGTAGGCCGCGACCAGCGGCAGATCGACGTTCTTGGTCATGTCGTCGCCGACGACCAGGCGGAAGTGGGCCTGTGCGTGCACCACCCGACCCGTCGCGTCATCGAGTCCGAACAGGTCGACGATGCCGGGAACGTGCCGGCCGGGCGGCGGACTCGCGGCGCGGAATCCCAGGCCGTGCAGCACGGCGAGGAAGCGGCCGGCGTCCTCCGGGGCGACCAGCAGGTCGAGGTCGTTGTCGCCGCTGAGGGAGCGCGCGATGGCCTCGTTGCTCTTCCAGTGGCAGTACCGGACGCCGGCGTCCCGCAGGCCGGCGGCCAGCTCGGCGACGAGGGCCAAGGCCTGGTGCTCGACGTCAGTGGGTGCCGGGACCGGCTCGAGCGGTCGAACCACCGACATGTTCAGCGCTCCTCCCCCACCCTCGCGGGCGGTGTCGACGCGGGTACCGATCGGTCATCGGCAGGTGGTGCCACGCGGTCGTAGAGGGCGCGGTAGCGGCCGACCACCGTGGCCGTGGAGAACCGCTGTGCCACGGTGCGGCGACCCGCCTCGCCGAGCCGGTGGCGCAGCTCGTGGTCCTCCAGCAGCCGCGCCAGCGCCTCGCCCAGCACCGGCGCGCTCGTCGCGTCGACGACCAGGCCGTCGTGCTCGTCCGAGACCACGACGCGGTTGCCCGGCAGGTCCGAGACCACCGCCGGCAGTCCCACCGACAGCGCCTCCAACAAGGCGTTGGACAGCCCCTCGGCCCGCGACGGCAGCACGAACACGTCCGACCGGGCGAAGGCCGCCAACACGTCGTCGGTCGGGCCGCAGAACCGCACGACCTCCTCGAGTCCGAGGCTGGTGGCCAGCTCGCGCAGCCGGTCCTCCTCCGGCCCCTGCCCGAGCAGGTCGACCGTGAAGGCCGGGACCAGCGTCTGCTCACGCAGCCACGCCACTGCGCGCAGCAGGTCGTCGAGCCCCTTGTTGGCGTGCAGGCGGCCGGCGTACACGACCCGCAACCGACCGCGGCGGTCCGCGTGCCTTGCGGGGGCGAGATCGACGCCGTTGGGAATGTCGACGATGCGCGCCGGGTCGACGCCCGCCGCCACCAGCTCGTCGCGGATGCGTGGGTTGAGGGCGATGAACGCGTCGGCGCGCAGCGCCAGCGGCACGAGCAGGCGCGAGCCGGCCAGCTGGTCGCCGCGCCGCATCCGCGTCAGGTCGCTGCCGCGGCCGCTGTTGGCGAGCTTCACCACGACGGGCACGCCCAGCAGGTGGCCGGCGAGCACCGCGGCCGCGGTGTGGTAGCTCAGCCCGTGCACGTGCACGACGCGACACCGGTCGCGGCGGCGCCACAGGGCGGCCAGCAGCGTCAGCATGTAGAGGTAGCCGGAGAAGCGTCGCAGCCCGCGGACACCGCCGAGGTCCCAGAGCGTCTGGTGGCGGGTGACCTCGACGCCGTCGAGGACCTCGTGGGCGGCCGTGCCGCGGAACCACCGACCGGTGAGGAGCTCGACCGGCACCCCGGCGGCAACCATGCCGCGCGCGAGCTTGTGGGCCTGGCGCTCCATGCCACCGACCCACGGGTGGAAGAGCCGCACGACCATGACGACCGTGTCTCGACCGGCCGCCGAGCCCCCCGCCTGCGGCGTCATCGCCATGGGTCCACCCCCCGTCGCGCCACCCGGTCCGCCTCCAGCAGCCGACGTCGGGCGGTCTCCAGCCGCTGACGCCCGCCCCAACGCCGATGGTTGTGCCAGGACCGGACCGCACCGCACAGGCGGTAGTGCCGCCACAGGTCGGGGAGCGCCGCCCAGGCCTCGTCGTCCAGCGGGCGCAGCTCCTGGTAGCCAGCCAGGAAGGCACGCCCGGACCGCACCGACGATCGTGAGAGCACGGCGGCCAGGTCCACGAGCAGCAGGTCGCGGCGGGCGAGCTCGAGGTCGTGCATGGTGACGTGACCGTCGGAGGCGAATGTCACGTTGTGCAACCCGTAGTCGCCGTGGATGACGCCGCGGTCCAGGGGGAGCTGCCGCAGCCGCTGGTCGAGGTGCACGAGATCGGCCGCCAGCCGGCCGCCGCGGGCGGCGAGCCAGCGCTCGGCGTCCTCGTCGCGGCGCCCGACTCCGGTCCGCACCAGCCAGTCGAGCGTCTGCAGACAGGCCCGCAACCCGCCCGGGGTGACCCGCTCGAGCTCGTCGCCGAGGTGGTGGCGGCCCGCCGGACGGAAGCCCGCCAATTCGAGGTGGAACCGGGCCAGCAGCCGACCGGCGGTTCGGTGCAGGTCGGCGGCGACGCCGGGCGAGAGCAGGCAGCCGCTGTAGCTGCGCCCGTCGACGAAGGCGCTCACGCCGTAGCGGGCACCGTCCACCTCGACCCAGCTGTCGCCGGACCGCGTGCGCAGCACCGCGGGAACGGGCACACCCCGGCGCCGCGCCTCGTCCGCGATCGCGTGCTCGTGGCGGACCTCCTCCGAGGCCAGGCGTGCGGGGTAGCGCCTGACGACGACACGGCCACGGGCGGTGTCCACGAGCACCGTGTCGTTGCGACGGCCCAGCGGCAGGGTCGCCGCCTGACCGGTCGGTGCCAGCGCATGGGGCTGTAGCACGGCTCGGGTGGTCGCCTCGTCCAGCGGAACCGGCCGCCGGCCGACCGTCACCGACCGGGCCAGCCGCCCCGGCTTCGGAACGGCCCAGCGCACCGGAGCGGCGGGTGCCACGGAAGCGCTCACGACGCGACCTCCGCCCGGGCCGAGGTCGCCGCCGGCAGGTGCGACGCCACGGCGAACTCCAGGGTCGCGGCGACCGTGCGCGGGTCCACGCCGTCGTTGTCGATCTCGACCAGCCGCCACCCGCGCTGACGTGCCACGTCCACCGCCAGCGACGCGGCCCGGTGCGCGTTGACGACGAACTGCTCGAGTTCGTCGCCGTCGGCTGCTCGCAGCCGGGACCAGACGCCACGGGCACGGATCCTGGCGGTGCAGGTCTCGACTGGCGTGCGCACGGCGACGAGCAGGTCCGGGACCGGCACCGTCGCGAGGTAGTCCTCGACGTCACGACGTGCGGGTACCTCGACGCCGGAGGCGAACAGCTGCACGACCCGGTGGACGTACCCCTCGTCGAGCACCAGCACCTCCCCCGGACGACCGTGCCGGCGGAAGTGCGCGGTCGCGGCATGCACGCGACGCAGCCAGTGCAGGACCCGTCGCGTGCCCGCGTCGGCGGCCGCTGGCCGCCCGAGCTGCGAGCGCACCGCCCGCCAGGCCAGCGGCCAGGTCGAGGGGATCGCGGCCGCGCCCGCCAGCTCCGACTGCAGCCGGTACAGCGCCCAGGCGAGCTGGCGGCTGCGCCGTCCGCTGCCCCCCGCATGCAAGCGCCGCCCGAGACGGGTCCGGGCCGCCAGCGGACGGGCCGCCTCGACCACCGTGAACGGCGTGAGGCCGGCCTGCCGCAGGGCCGCCGCCACGACGGGCAACAGCGTGGTCTTGCCGCCCCCGGGCGGGCCGACGAACTCGACCACCAGCGGTCGGTCGTGTGGGTCCAGGCGCCGGCCGCTCATCGCTCGAAGCCGTAGCCGGCGAGGAAGTCCACGTCCGCGATGGTCGCGGCGACGGCCTCGCGCGCCTCGGCCGGCCACTCGATGCGGTCGCGGTCGCGCACCGGCTCGGGTCGCAGGAGGGCCGCACAGGCGGTCAGCACGTCGGGGTGGAGCGGGAGGCCGAGGAAGGCGAACACGCCGGACAGTTCGCGTCGCGGGTCGGCGACCAGCCGCTCGTAGCGGACCGTGTGCAGGTCGCCGGGCGGGATCCGGCCGCGCAGGTCCAGCAGCCGGTGGCACTGGGCCCGGTGGTCGGCGACGGCGGCCGCCAGGGGCCGGCCGCTGCGCCGCACCATGGCCGAAATCGGCTCGTGGGGATTGCGCACGACGTGCACGAAGGCGACGCGCACGGGGGCCAGCGCGGCCCGCAGGCCGGTCAACGCCTGCGGGTCGTCGCCGAGCACTCGCGTGGTCGGCCCGCCGCGGCTGTCCCCGACGACCTGCAGGCGGGCGTGACGCCCCTGCCACTGGCCCTCCACCGCGAGCGAGTACGGCTCGAGGCGCCGGGCGGTGACGCGGCCGTTGCCGGCCTCGCGGCGCGCGCCCCGGACCAGCAGGTGGAACACCTCGTCGCGCGTGAGCCCGGCGGCCACCTGCGCCGCGACGTCGATCTCGTCGGCGATGGCGGCGGCCGGGTGGGCGTCGATCATCGCGCCGAGGAGGGAGCCGCCGCTCTTGACGTGACCGAGGAACAGGCAGCAGGTGTGCAGGTCCGTGAAGCGAGCGGGTTCGCGGCGTGCCTCCGCCCGGGCGGCCGCGTGCCGTCGCTGGGTGAGCGCCCACCGACCGGCCGACGTGCCGACGAGCCAGCGGCCCGGACGCGACTTGACCAGCCGCCGGGGGGCGAGGCGGACGGGGCGGCCCGGGGCGCTCACGAGGGGCCCGCGCGCAGCAGGGGTGCCAGCGTCGGCAGCGGCGATCGGGCCACGGCCCGGGCCAGGCGGGCACGATCGACGAGCGTCGCGATCAGCGCCAGGCTGACCCACCAGACGCCGAGCCCGAACGCGACCCGCATGTTCGCGAAGTTGGAGATGATCACGTGGCCGGCGATCACGAGCCACAGGCTCACGGCCAGGCGCCAGTCGGG from the Egicoccus sp. AB-alg2 genome contains:
- a CDS encoding glycosyltransferase family 4 protein, whose amino-acid sequence is MAMTPQAGGSAAGRDTVVMVVRLFHPWVGGMERQAHKLARGMVAAGVPVELLTGRWFRGTAAHEVLDGVEVTRHQTLWDLGGVRGLRRFSGYLYMLTLLAALWRRRDRCRVVHVHGLSYHTAAAVLAGHLLGVPVVVKLANSGRGSDLTRMRRGDQLAGSRLLVPLALRADAFIALNPRIRDELVAAGVDPARIVDIPNGVDLAPARHADRRGRLRVVYAGRLHANKGLDDLLRAVAWLREQTLVPAFTVDLLGQGPEEDRLRELATSLGLEEVVRFCGPTDDVLAAFARSDVFVLPSRAEGLSNALLEALSVGLPAVVSDLPGNRVVVSDEHDGLVVDATSAPVLGEALARLLEDHELRHRLGEAGRRTVAQRFSTATVVGRYRALYDRVAPPADDRSVPASTPPARVGEER
- a CDS encoding sulfotransferase, with the translated sequence MSAPGRPVRLAPRRLVKSRPGRWLVGTSAGRWALTQRRHAAARAEARREPARFTDLHTCCLFLGHVKSGGSLLGAMIDAHPAAAIADEIDVAAQVAAGLTRDEVFHLLVRGARREAGNGRVTARRLEPYSLAVEGQWQGRHARLQVVGDSRGGPTTRVLGDDPQALTGLRAALAPVRVAFVHVVRNPHEPISAMVRRSGRPLAAAVADHRAQCHRLLDLRGRIPPGDLHTVRYERLVADPRRELSGVFAFLGLPLHPDVLTACAALLRPEPVRDRDRIEWPAEAREAVAATIADVDFLAGYGFER
- a CDS encoding sulfotransferase, whose product is MSVHRGCSGPILIAGADRSGTSLMYAMLASHPDISMVRRTNLWRWFHGRYGSLADASNLDRCLDELLRYPRVARLVQDPAGLVREFRHGEPTYGRLFDLLHQQHARATGRPRWGDKSLHTELFVPTILAELPHARVVQMVRDPRDRYASVVKRYDDQSKGVASVMGRWLRSTAAITRNQRLFPAHVLTVRYEDLARAPEATMQQVCDFLEAAYTPRLLAMGDAPDHGAGGNSSFERFAPGVVSTRSIGRFREVLDPRDLAFIQAVAGRRMRELDYAPEPVPWSPPAARTSYLLTQWPVQGARLAGWLASTRFTERRRSVPAERLAPARA
- a CDS encoding glycosyltransferase, with the protein product MSRRPEATEAAEVRPPRLAYVIGTYPSLTTTFIDREIHVLRGWGVPVRVVALRRPRHPLGPGQRRLQADVRYVLPVTPVALLHSHLHFLLRRPVTYVSILVFLLTRRHPSARARWRTLLHVGEAVHAARLVQQGGAVDHVHAHFVDRAAVVAMVVSRLLGVPYSATAHANDIYVDPVLLPEKLAAAKFVATCTAYNAAHLGTVADGRHTDGAGTDDRDDDSPGPSVVCIHHGLDLRVFQPQSARAPAEPHLLSVAQLRPKKGLVHLVDACAELRRRGYVFTCEIVGEGPLREDLSARIRAHGLQDVVTLTGALPPSEVVERYARSSAFVLPCVTAADGDRDGIPNALLEAMAMELPVVSTHHSGIPEAVEHERTGLLVPPGDTAALTDAVARLLDDPDLRRRLGGRARASVLQAFDIEANGRRLLEQFVA
- a CDS encoding glycosyltransferase, whose protein sequence is MATTARTDQQPTTRAPGVFLVWGPPSHGPRSRVLAAALGLEPWFVHRVRRRGLLAAPAKYTYQAVATAWRLVRRRPRVVFVQSPPSFAAWLVAAHAALTGAHFVVDAHSDAMLTPWWTRPHWLNRLISRRAAATLVTNEHFAARLRGWGADAIVLPDVPTAFCPGPAPVRDDRFLLTVVNTFAPDEPLEEIVEAARGLPDVDVRITGSLRRAPGRVPADVPANVTFTDFLPDSDYYGLLAASDAVLCLTTRDHTMQRGACEALSLGTPIVTSRWPLLQEYFDEGTVHVTNDADGIRDGVLRLRDDLTGYRAGVERLRSRRRAEWRVASAALRALVEGSAPPR
- a CDS encoding phosphotransferase enzyme family protein, with amino-acid sequence MSASVAPAAPVRWAVPKPGRLARSVTVGRRPVPLDEATTRAVLQPHALAPTGQAATLPLGRRNDTVLVDTARGRVVVRRYPARLASEEVRHEHAIADEARRRGVPVPAVLRTRSGDSWVEVDGARYGVSAFVDGRSYSGCLLSPGVAADLHRTAGRLLARFHLELAGFRPAGRHHLGDELERVTPGGLRACLQTLDWLVRTGVGRRDEDAERWLAARGGRLAADLVHLDQRLRQLPLDRGVIHGDYGLHNVTFASDGHVTMHDLELARRDLLLVDLAAVLSRSSVRSGRAFLAGYQELRPLDDEAWAALPDLWRHYRLCGAVRSWHNHRRWGGRQRLETARRRLLEADRVARRGVDPWR
- a CDS encoding DegT/DnrJ/EryC1/StrS family aminotransferase, with amino-acid sequence MTMSSGSAESVATPAPFRPDEAMPLRQPGVGRAAATGVPPVRFVDLQAEYRELQGEIDAALAQVIQCAEFVLGRPVAEFENAFARYCETAHAVGVDSGFSALELALRAFGVGPGDEVITAANTFYATVAAIISCGATPVLVDADPETATLDVHALERAITPATRAIVPVHLYGHAADMAPIVELAHVHGLRVLEDACQAHGGRYRGRRTGGLGDAAAFSFYPSKNLGAFGDGGMVVTDDEEVADRLRLLRNLGAPEPNQHQIRGYNRRLDGLQAAVLMAKLPWLDHRNVQRQRLAARYAQQLAGLPVVLPNTAPWAEHVFHLYVVRAPDRDRVRALLTGAGVETGIHYPVPIHLQRAHADLGYLPGDFPVAETLSREILSLPMHPALTDGDVDRVADALAAAF